The following proteins are co-located in the Candidatus Aminicenantes bacterium genome:
- a CDS encoding toxin HicA, with amino-acid sequence MCYHIGVDKSLLDNPKNVRFDDLLNLCRKYFGEPRIRGSHHIFKTPWAGDPFVNLQRDGKAVKPYQVRDVRKALEKLEAEHGK; translated from the coding sequence ATATGCTATCATATTGGCGTGGACAAAAGCCTTCTGGATAATCCGAAGAACGTGCGCTTCGATGACCTGCTGAACCTTTGTCGCAAGTACTTCGGAGAGCCCCGGATTCGCGGCAGTCACCACATTTTCAAGACGCCGTGGGCCGGAGATCCTTTTGTCAACCTGCAGAGGGACGGCAAAGCCGTCAAGCCCTACCAGGTAAGGGATGTCCGGAAAGCCCTGGAGAAACTGGAGGCCGAACATGGCAAGTAA